A region from the Plutella xylostella chromosome 8, ilPluXylo3.1, whole genome shotgun sequence genome encodes:
- the LOC105397383 gene encoding essential MCU regulator, mitochondrial codes for MTLWRLSRLVAQTKNLARPEQMLSKRPATTTPSGAILPEPEKQPFGLLGIVCAVVPGLLVGAAISKNIANFLEENELFVPSDDDDDDD; via the coding sequence ATGACGCTGTGGCGCCTATCCAGACTTGTTGCTCAAACAAAGAACTTGGCTAGACCTGAACAAATGTTGTCGAAGAGGCCCGCTACGACGACCCCAAGTGGGGCGATACTCCCGGAGCCCGAGAAGCAGCCGTTTGGTCTCCTCGGCATCGTGTGCGCGGTGGTGCCCGGCCTGCTCGTCGGGGCCGCTATTAGTAAAAACATTGCCAACTTCCTAGAAGAGAACGAATTGTTTGTGCCAtccgatgatgatgacgacgaTGACTAA